A stretch of Triticum aestivum cultivar Chinese Spring chromosome 1D, IWGSC CS RefSeq v2.1, whole genome shotgun sequence DNA encodes these proteins:
- the LOC123180177 gene encoding probable sugar phosphate/phosphate translocator At3g11320, whose product MRQQEDRALLPTAAAAGPDAAAASGPSGRLRTAGLVAAWYASNIGVLLLNKYLLSVYGFRYPVFLTACHMSASALLSSVFAAATTSSSASRRPLSRGQAARVAVLGAVFCGSVVAGNVSLRYLPVSFNQAVGATTPFFTALIAYAVAGRREARATYAALLPVVAGVVIATGGEPSFHLFGFIMCVGATAGRALKTVLQGILLSSEEEKLNSMDLLRYMAPVAVVLLVPATLTMEPDALGAAAALAREDPSFVWLLLGNSSLAYLVNLTNFLVTKHTSPLTLQVLGNAKGAVAVVVSILIFKNPVTVMGMLGYGVTIAGVVLYGEAKKRSK is encoded by the exons ATGCGGCAGCAGGAGGACCGGGCGCTCCTCCCGACGGCGGCGGCCGCCGGCCCGGACGCCGCCGCGGCGTCCGGGCCGTCGGGCCGGCTGCGGACGGCGGGGCTGGTGGCGGCGTGGTACGCGTCCAACATCGGGGTGCTGCTGCTCAACAAGTACCTCCTCTCCGTCTACGGCTTCCGGTACCCGGTCTTCCTCACCGCCTGCCACATGTCCGCCTCCGCGCTCCTCTCCTCCGtcttcgccgccgccaccacctcctcgtccgcctcccgcCGGCCGCTCTCGCGCGGGCAGGCGGCCAGGGTGGCCGTGCTGGGCGCCGTCTTCTGCGGCTCCGTCGTCGCCGGCAACGTCTCGCTGCGCTACCTCCCCGTGTCCTTCAACCAGGCCGTCGGCGCCACCACGCCCTTCTTCACCGCGCTCATCGCCTACGCCGTCGCGGGCCGCCGCGAGGCCCGCGCCACCTACGCCGCCCTCctccccgtcgtcgccggcgtcgtcatcGCCACCGGG GGCGAGCCGAGCTTCCATCTGTTCGGGTTCATCATGTGCGTGGGCGCGACGGCGGGGAGGGCGCTCAAGACCGTGCTGCAGGGGATCCTGCTCTCCTCAGAAGA GGAGAAGCTCAACTCCATGGACCTGCTCCGGTACATGGCGCCGGTGGCCGTGGTGCTGCTGGTGCCGGCGACGCTGACGATGGAGCCCGAcgcgctcggggcggcggcggcgctcgccagggaggacCCCAGCTTCGTCTGGTTGCTGCTCGGCAACTCCTCGCTGGCCTACCTGGTGAACCTGACCAACTTCCTGGTCACCAAGCACACCAGCCCGCTCACCCTCCAG GTCCTCGGGAACGCGAAAGGGGCGGTCGCCGTCGTGGTCTCCATCCTGATATTCAAGAACCCGGTGACCGTCATGGGGATGCTGGGCTACGGGGTGACCATCGCCGGCGTGGTTCTGTACGGCGAGGCCAAGAAGAGGAGCAAGTGA